Genomic DNA from Segatella copri:
AGCAAGCTGCAGAGAAGTCAAATGCGAAAGCATTCTTCAACCCCAGCTTACCGAGGACGATAGATGCTGTAGAAGGGAACTTGTAGTCAGGTGTCGTGGTCGTTACAATCAGTGCATCGATTGTATCAGGATCAACGCCAGTCTTCTGAATCAACTGCTTGGCAGCTTTACGCGCCAGATAGCTGGTCCCGAGGCCTTCCTCTGTAAGGATGCGGCGCTCTTTAATACCCACACGGGTGGTAATCCACTCATCTGTAGTATCTACCATGCGAGACAATTCCTCGTTGTTGAGGATATAGTCTGGCACGTAGCCACCAACACCTGTAATTACAGCATTAATTTTACCCATTATTCAGCTGCTTCCTTAACGATTGCAACCTTACCACGATAGTAACCGCAAGTAGGGCAAACAGTGTGGTATACATAGTATGCACCACAGTTAGGGCAAAC
This window encodes:
- the rpmF gene encoding 50S ribosomal protein L32; the encoded protein is MAHPKRRQSKTRTLKRRTHDKAVAPTLAVCPNCGAYYVYHTVCPTCGYYRGKVAIVKEAAE